The region ctcagctcgttgccctacgaagggtccttgagccgaggtacttccttcctcgttcttaaactttctcttcagtggagttggttgaggttcttgggtggctgggtatgcaggtgttggttgctgctgtccgtTACTAGGATCagaattcccgatagggctctttcTAACATTgtcgttgttagcattcagttgagccatgacagctgctacggctgctgagactgcagcctggaacgtagcttcatcgaataggagagtcggtttcttgccagaggatgggttacgcttcttcggaggcatggttctcctacacggaaaggaacacatgctgatgagagacgatggttaacccttagacgtatctatccttactatattaggcataaatttttcccgtgcctcggatattggttgtctgagtgtcgacctacatccctatgatgtagtccgggtattcaaggtaggagtatgagtatcggaaaaagccataagatgggagtcgttcctactaagttacctttatactgggaaaggttcactctccggcttcGAAAGATCTGacaacagttcggaacgaagaccgcgggaagaaaggctcatgaagacttatggctaaacagactccatagaggtgtggggatccgctcaaatcgtattacttgcaacggaaaaggcgatttacataacacatagcgtgagtggtgtaatcactaactcactaaattgtattattttatgggtgtattagcgtgaagAACACggggaaaagacacttctcggattccatgtactggctccctctgtctacctcgtatctttgactgggaccGGCATTGGTTTTCCTTCGGCTTTTTACCTAGGGTTTTCTTCTCCTATAGACATATTtaatttctactccgtcttacttccgattctaactctgggtgtcatcacttcatgatggatgactggaaatctcggaagattaggcgaatttcccaccaTGTCCTTAACAatatataggcacttggtgatttcaatagtctcaacctagttcatttatttccgagcTGGGAATCTTCTcgatgaacctcttctgggtctgaaccaactcttctgtcgaatactgaagtggatagggttttctacagggttcatgCGAGAATGGAAATTTCTAAAGAATcataagagattattaacattccatTGGGTGATCCATAtggagtcctgctacgattacatagggtacacaagtcatatatagcttagatccgataggccttcgaatatgtgatactactctatatccacatcccaacgaggaaaaggaagtagagcgaaaccacacattcttagcctatgggatccttattatatataacctaggGAGTATACCCTtggtaattgtaggtatatcaataacgATCTTTTTAggtcttcacacaaggttatctatggttcctaaaatacccctatggtattttaatttcttgtttgtttcttaacttctgaatatgattctgggattaatgtgagtcttttagttttccaaaatactcccatagtatttttaaactttatgtttggctctagcattactagttggtaagtttcagacctgttgcaacaccactatcactcccaagcacacgttcatcgcatctcgaacaaatgtagttgatcaggttacatttatcccagcttacgattacataactgcccaggtttgacggtaatgctcaacatccgaagatcTTATTctcgttcttcttgtgatacttgtgttcgagtgtttaaattctggatgttcttatactttggtaaaatatggttatattttaaagtataattcttggtcagagtgttttatccctatgtatttataggctgtatacctttattgaattgatatacttagctcactataaacaatgctctgataccaatctatcacaccccaaaaccggaacgacagaaacgttctggggtggatgacgtcatgtcaagtatcacaacacatgcagtatagtaatccaagtacaacaaccattgcattaatagtaatagttttacataagtttaCATTTCacagaaacatcaaagtaatatagaaactagtatagatgcagctcggtactaaactgtcttcaacaaaagctcctgagatgtacctgtctattgatgacctgagaatagaagttattttgaaagcgagtatcagcattttttataaatgttggtgagttcataagtatttagtgtcatttgtgtaagtaatcaTTTTATTCACAATAACTtaataaaaagtagtagtttagaatctacggtgtattagcgttctttccagaaaatcctataatttctatttaaaagcagtcttctaccaagactcgaaagtgttatgttttaaagagagattttccctgaaatactatcattaccaaaatacggtatttgacgttaaagaaagtaggagaatatcaatAGTAAAAACATTAAGGAAAATAACACATGCCTCAGCAGTCAAtattgctgactaaggcaaaagaaatcatagactccaggagaatatcgaatgaatgatacgcctggctcagtctaacataaggaaacacagacccAGACGTATCAAaagtacgatacggctagcaaggtctaaaacaaagagtgatCCTAAGAGTGTTGATTCAAAAATACAGTgtaaattctcgttaccttaaggccatgaattataaggtaaacatggagatactcgtaaccatactgatcgacactagagtacttgacgccctgcaagcgtcgaataaatgtgacatttgtcaccccttggcttggtaggccgtggactgtagctagcagtcagggtgcgggagtgtcactcccgtatagatctatacacacaatgcccgctctccctacaggagactctggttaccaactcgacaaaggggagatccgtgtcttgaagatgcatctcggatCCTAAATTCTATTAGAGGtgctggagaaatgatatagactcgcgtGTGAAATGACTCctgtggaattctcgtactagaaatagtgaatagaacctcctaactgttcctataatagttactagtgtctctgatctatgagtgaTGAACGGAAGTATGCTCTTGCTACCCAAGGCAACGTAATGGTcaagagcgagagagagagagagagagagagagagaaagagagagcttttatgtccatatatgtattcatgatatataactaatgtttaaacgaccttcggacggatatccgatacccaccagaccacatcccaacgaggaaaaggaaatagggcgaactagccttcctaagtcctttaaacattatttatataactatacaagtacaggcatgcatttaacgacgtAGTAGCATTTAAAGACGTGGAAAcatctaacgaagtagaagcataacgaagtagaagcgtttaaacATAGAAGAAAACCTTCACGAAAACTTTAGAaaaactttatacttaagaaaatcatgacttgatATCCCTTTGTAAAATAATTTTGAAGACCTTTAGAAAATCCttaaaaatctttcataaacaagttttgaacataactttgataaaacaatataagtaaagaaaagcCTTTGTTTCAATTACTGCTGAAACTGGTTCCGAAGTAAAACATATAGCGCGAGAATCAATTTGAGAAACgatttaaacaagtaaatacgttttggaaaaccatttataatACCATGCTTGGTAAAACAGccgacagtgtaataaatccttgtgcatgcgggttatcaatcacatatgattggtatgataactagcatgttttaacttgcaTCCCCCCcctccccataaaagcatgtaaaaacatttaaaaggttaattcaagggtatgaactcacctgttgtaagtggatcgggcggaggtgccggttgggtgctcggtgtcaagtaaagacgtGAACATGCTTAGTCACCTATTaaaatatgatgacatatgtttacatacaattagtaatcataatactaattaaacacgtatacgcatcctaatgaGCGGAAatcactttggtcaagtgctaggagtgtcccgggtaacatctaagggggtgtatggcctagttagggagtttactcttcaagagtaaactctttatagagtttacggccctaagaccttatccccatgagtttacggccataaactcatgggtggtgtgttcttcggtgcattaaggtcttataacacttgtggaattaggctaggttcaattctagggtaTAGGAAGTGCTTTAGGCTCCAAATGGTCCATTTTAGGGGGTTTACGGTTCATGACCACTCcttgtggagtttatggccgtaaacacatgagtttacggtcgtaaactcatcttTTCCCAAttattttgttgtttggtggttctaactcatgcatgcaaggttctagtcacttatgtgagcataggaaggtgttaaaggcacttaaacacctttcaccttggaaaggtgtttaccaCTACAAGagaaaaggccttttacgacactcattgcgcgtcgtaaaacgctcagacgacgcgcaaatgcgtgtcaaggaaggccctgtcataaagagagacgacgcgcttttgcgcgtcgtctatagacgacgcgcatttacgacgcgcggttacgacacgcaatgcgtatcaaggaaggccctgtcataaaggaagacgacacgcattcgcgtgtcgtaaccttacgacgcgcgtgttaatgacacgcaatgcgtatcaagaaagcccctgtcaagaaaggccatgtcataaatgaagatgacatacatttttgcgtatcgtaaatttaaatgtttaaaaaaaataaatttatatatttattaatttttaaattaaattttcttttaatttcttataatagaaataaaataccatatacaaaaaatacaatccattgcataatataaaataaattgcacaaattataatgtcatacaaagaatcattcaaatgttaaacaaaaataatacattgctaacatgtgttatacattcctataaaactaacaaataatcatacaactctgtttcttactggaaaggaatgccaaacatgattacaagtctcccttaatcttgattataATCAAATGTATCTTTAATTCTTTATATAAATGAAGCTTAAATGATGTCTTTAAATAATGAACAcaataaatgttataaaccttttgagGCCCCATAACATCAGGATCTGAGTTTTCTATTTCAACTGCAGGACTACCGTTAGTTTTTTCTTCTGCATACATTAACAAACATGTTAACTTTCAAGAAATATATTTAGTTTTTAGGCTCATAGTGGCATGCATATAGCTAAGGTGAGAGAAAGGTATACATACAGCTAGTAAGACATCCAGACTATCCATAACAGGTGGTTTCAAATTTTCATAATCAACTGCATTGTAAGATAACATGAACACAAGAAAGGTAATCAAAGTTTAAAATATTACATATTTACATGTtaaaagtgtaaagaaaagatGATGTGGTTACACAGCTTACCATCAGAATTTAAGAGGTCGCTACTTAATGTGTGTCCTACTTGTGCCATAGAAATCAACTACAATCACCACACACACCGAAAAGGGTCATGTATACAGAAATGGTGGATAGAAGAGAAAGAAGATAAAGCTAAAAAAACTACCTGCATTGTAGTAATAAACTCTTTGAAGCCAAGAAAGCCTTGTCGTCTAGAATCTGCAATTGCCCATACCTTAAGAAGTAGTATGAACAGGCGTAGAGAAATAGTTAGGACAGATTGGGATTAAAAGAGTAGAAAAGCAGAAAGAGAACTATAAGCTAACTTCTGTGCCCTTATGAGCACACTTAGCAATCAAATTAATGATCAAAACTTGAGGAGGTAAAACACtatctaaaaaataaataatcatttatttagagagttaaatgcaaaaaatagtAACATACTCTTATTGATTTGTTCTAAAATCAAGAAATTCCtatggttttggtcctaagaaagttgaaatgactatttttcccttttacttttaattaataaaatattaaaacaaatatgaaaaaacataaaaaaataaattaaaagggcaaaacagtcatttcaaatctttcagggaccaaaaccaattttgtagttttgtcaacaaaaaaaatagtaatttttatcatttaaaacttcaattcaaaaacacttaacctCTATTCAGCATCACTTCTaggtagaagggtaaaatggtcatttactcaatAAATAACCAGTCTATATGTTCATTCATTACTTTCAAGAGACAGATATCATTTATCCATCCAGAAATTTaacagaaaaaaattaaaaaaagaaaaaaaaaaggaagaaagctCTTACCTGTTATGCAAAGGACCATACCATTAAGCAACAACCATCCCTCATGGTCATTCCTTGAGAAGAATTGATAGATATAATGTGGAGATATTGCCTTGAAAATAGAAAGGTAATGATATATGATGTTGTAAATTCCAATAAAAGGAGTAGTCAATGTCCATGCACCCATAATAGGTGAGAACAAAAAGCTCGCTCTTGCAGTTCCAAATTTTTGAACCAAAAAACAGAACAACAAGAACTAATGCAGACAGAGCTTCCACTAGAGCtgaaaagtaaaaaaaacataaaaaaatatgacAAGATCTTTATAAATGTAGTTGAATAAACAAAAATCAGAGGAATGATGCACAGATGATGATGAAGCAGAGACAAATAAGAAAGTAGATTCAAAGAAGAAAGGATGGTTTTCATCCATGTTCCAAAGGTTAGTTTATAActcgtattttttttttttcatttttagcattTTTAATGGTCATTTAGTCTCGTTTAGATGGTCTATTCAGTCTAGAAAGGCAACACTCCTTATGTTATAACAGAGTTGGAAAGTCAATAAATCTTGCCAaggtataaaaaaatattaaaaattgaatcttggcatacaaaaaacaaaaaaataatatgtgAAATGTTGTGTGCATAATCTGGTAAATATATATATCATCAAggatattaattattatttattaaaatcaaataaatcattttaaaagcaaaAAGTAGGCTACTTACCACATTTTCTGGAAGAGATGTTGTAACAGACTTTCCAATATCTGATGCAGCCATAAGTTCATCAGGAGGAGGCTTTTCCTTAAAGACATCCCTACCCTTGGTTGCATCATCGATACAAAGGAACATCGcttctttgaagatcttgagcattCTAAACAAACCAAAGTTAGGTTAAATCTTCAGAATAGTTAAGGATATATACGTTTAAATGTCATGAAACTGAGGGCAAAAGAGTAAATTTACTTACCTCAAGTGATTCATCATAGACACGTCTTAGTTTACCAGTTCTATACCAAAATATACGTATTCTTCGATCTGGTGATGTGATTGCAAATTCTTTAATTTCATCatcaaaaaaattaagtttttttaattaaaatatgttGATATTGAATGTTAGATACCTGTTCAGAATCACCCCACTGGCGGAAAGCAGAAAAGGGTTGCAAACGAGTTCAAATATACTGGCCACCAACTGTGAGCCCAGGTCCCTCTACAATGAGAAAGAAAAATAGTAAATGAAGATGAAAATAGATTTATTATTTGTCTTATAAAAAAAGATTTACCTGAGCCACATCATTCAAAAACCCCTCACGCACAAGACCACTGATGACCTCCATTTTTGATGTGACCTTCCTTGAAAAAAGATAATAGAAAAATTAAGATTGTAAAAGTTTAACAAGAATCATGTATATGAGATACATCAAGATTGCATATGAAAGTGAATACGTGAGATCATGGGACAATATATAGTTAGATATttataaaataaccaaaaaaaagtCGTTACTCTTTATGCAACACAAAACACACCTGGTTAGGCAATGCTCTTAGAGAAATGATCAATTCAGCAGGATGATCATCTCCGTCTCTACCTGCACATACCTTTCCAGGTGTAGCATCTAAAACCCAAACcttaaaaaataataacaacatcttataatattatttatCCAGACATCACTTAATGACAAGAAACAAAACAGGGCCTTACTCTTACAGGCCTTGCAAGTGGCTTTGCAGCTTGTTCGACCATGCTCAGTGAAACTGGATCATAATAATAAGTATGAAAACCAAGGAAAGAGAGCACTAGTATAGTTTTAACTTCCATTTTGCCCCACCAGCTTTACCAACCTGATAATTATACACAAgtgaaatccaaatcaaaatctaaAAACACAAACTCAACTCAATCTAGATACAGAATACTTGAAACAAAGCTTAAGAAGTTTCGATGACAAAAGGCAAAAAGGAAGATCACTTACAGCAGCAACAGATTTGTTGTCAGGGTGATCTTCTTTGAACTGCTTTCTAAAGTCCTCCCTTTATAACATTAACAAGAGGAAAAATATTTAAACTTTGGAAATGGAAGTAAAACATGAAGGTAGTGATAAACGAAGAACAGCTACTAACATGAACACAAAGAAGGCGCTAGCGGGTCTCTTGGGTTTATTGGGATCCTTAGCTGCTTTCCCCTTGGCTGCAGTCTTCTTTACAGCCAACCTAAAATTACAACAAACAATTGTTAAAAAGTACCGAAATCATGATCCTGAGGAAGAACAAAAACCTAATTTCATTgaagatgaaaaaaaaatacaacattaAACCCTAGCAGATGGTATGTTTTAAACATACTTAGATTAAATCGTACTTGGTATCGGCTTTCCTCGTAGCACCGCTTGATTTGCTTCCTTTCATCATTTGATCCTGAATGAAACAACCGAAACAACAAACTAGGTCAAAAATCGAAGCGAAAATGgttgtaaatgaaaaaaattagaGTCGACATCAAGGAAAAAGAGGAAGAAAACATACCTAGTTAGCAAaaaatctagggttagggtttgattcGTTTGCGATTGGGGGATACTGGGGTAAGGAAATCGACTTATAAATGGCTACGATACGTCGGCAATAGAACTATTTGGGCGGGAAGATTTTCATTCCAAGAGGGCTTGATTATGTTCATGATTTTGGGCccattttggataaaacaatgGGGCTTCATTGGTGGCCGTGGTGAACCAGAGAGAAGACGAGGGGTGGTGGGTGTCTAGGTTGTTGTTGAACAGTAGGggtagagagagagatagagagagagagagagagacttacaGTTGGTCGTGTATTACCTGCATCAAATTGAAATTAAGGGAATGTTGATAGGGCGGAGGTGGTGAATGAGATGTTTGGTGATACTGATAAGAAGGAGATCAAGTAGAGATCCGATGAACGAGATGTTTGATGatactgaagatgaagatgacggacctagggctttttcttgctaagtagaagaggcggggggattaattttgggattcaataggcgggggtaattttcgtcgatttcaatttcccgcctaaaacgcgtgtttcacttaaaattataaagcgacacattcacatgacgcacattttatgaaaggtgccctccgcatttctttttttttcttttctgacactaattttagggcgcgcaaaaatgcgtgccctctatccttcaaattttgcaaaactgacattatcttttagggcacttacaaatgcgcgtcgtctatcagcgagtgtcattgtttgcgcgtcattaaagggctattttcttgtagtgtacggtctatgaagatgttcttggggagtgtactaccttaaacacatgagtttacggcagtaaactcatgttagtccatgaatcatgtttttggtgcatcaaacgaaggattactaggctctaggcactcatggaagcttttggaggtgtttgaggggtagtttaacacccaaaaaggtgtttatggtccatggagatgggtttacggtctaaggatgttcttagaccgtaaactcatgtttactccccatttgatccgattttggtgttctaagtcctttaatgtaagcctctaagtcattgttaagcattagaagtgtttgggagggtttttgggcatcaaaacctacttccaaggggtttacggttttgggatgctcccaagaccgtaaactcatgttcttggggtttttggatgattaagccACGAATTTCCAAGCTAGATAAGATAAAGAAcgagctaggaaggttaacttaccgatttgaagctcgaaggggcgatttttgaccaaaaccagatttgtagagagagaaagtagagagagtgtgtctaaggtgggaaaaaATGTGGGAATGAATCCCACTCAATCCTTATATAGGGTGCAGTTTATGGCCTAGTTGGGGTTCACCtaacaccaaccgcgaacggggttttttttttcacgactaccgttaaacacgacaacattttaaaattataccaccttaattttggttcgcttgacgaatatttttaaaatattccaacgggtttaaatccgatcaaaaatattttttggataaatttggctaagttttggacgtaattaatttcgacgttaaaactaacggaaatttttgggttgtcacagtcttCTTCTGGATCTTCATCTATCCATCCACAGTTACCTCGGTTCGGGTAGTAGGGGTCTCCCGGtatatggaatccagccattttgTCTGTACTAGAATAGAGGTATGAGGATTTTATGAGAGAAGAAATTTTTATTCGACGGCATCCTAAGTCTAACCAAATTTTGAGGTGTGCATGATTGTTATTgtcctttttttttaataaaatactcctatagtatttcgaATTTGCAAGTTTAGTActtttatttggtaagtttttgactcgttgtccactacgaccattcctcgacgtacgttggtcaaatccaggataaatatagttgatcaggctatatttattctcgatttgattacataccccgaggcccaGTCGTAGTatcgcaacttgccttaatactttttagaaaactttgcTATGATACAAGACCGATGCATGCGTGTAAAAATGtattcaaaaaaaatatttgtttgtgaaaacgttttgtcagagggtttttggtccctttttgcatttatagtttgtatatcttatgtggttcgatatactcagttcactataaacaatgccctgataccaatctgtcacacccccaaaccagaatggcggaaacattcgggggtgggtgacttcacgtagtaccataacaattgaatatcgtAAAGAAAGTAGCAcaaccaccatatatataaaaaaacgtacattgttgcgtaatacatgtttccaaaagaatattacaaatatgatgatttaaaatgtttaataatagacg is a window of Lactuca sativa cultivar Salinas chromosome 1, Lsat_Salinas_v11, whole genome shotgun sequence DNA encoding:
- the LOC111899478 gene encoding HMG1/2-like protein; this encodes MKGSKSSGATRKADTKLAVKKTAAKGKAAKDPNKPKRPASAFFVFMEDFRKQFKEDHPDNKSVAAVSDLPFCLLSSKLLKLCFKYSVGKAGGAKWKLKLY